A single region of the Streptomyces sp. NBC_00425 genome encodes:
- a CDS encoding C40 family peptidase: MGSHRRLAQSGFDRGACSALSVLSVAAAALGAVSAVPATAAPHDDTRAEVDRLYEEAEKATEAFNKADERADTLREQVGLAQDHIARQQARVNDMRDELGSLAGAQYRSGGLDPSLALLFSDDPEEYLAKASVLDRVTARQAGELRTLQSALRELAQERSEAARKLAELEKSRKAVTRHKQSVEQKLARARQLLDSLPSDERAAYDRASRSGRDGLPDLTGAVPASGRAGAAVAAVRSALGKPYIWGANGPSGFDCSGLMQWSYAQAGVSLPRTSQAQAHAGRRVPLSQAQPGDIVTYRSDASHVGMYVGNGQVIHAPYPGAPVRYDPVGMMPVSSVTRP, from the coding sequence GTGGGGTCCCATCGTCGCCTTGCACAGTCCGGGTTCGACCGGGGCGCCTGCAGCGCCCTGAGCGTGCTGTCCGTCGCGGCCGCCGCACTCGGCGCCGTCTCCGCCGTACCGGCCACGGCCGCGCCGCACGACGACACCCGTGCCGAGGTGGACCGTCTCTACGAGGAGGCCGAGAAGGCCACCGAGGCCTTCAACAAGGCCGACGAGCGCGCAGACACCCTGCGGGAGCAGGTCGGCCTGGCCCAGGACCACATCGCCCGCCAGCAGGCGCGCGTCAACGACATGCGCGACGAGCTCGGGTCGCTGGCGGGCGCCCAGTACCGCTCCGGCGGCCTCGACCCCTCGCTGGCGCTGCTGTTCTCCGACGACCCCGAGGAGTACCTCGCCAAGGCGTCCGTCCTCGACCGCGTCACCGCCCGCCAGGCCGGCGAACTGCGCACCCTGCAGAGCGCGCTGCGCGAACTCGCCCAGGAGCGCTCGGAGGCCGCCCGCAAGCTCGCCGAGCTGGAGAAGAGCCGCAAGGCCGTCACGCGTCACAAGCAGAGCGTGGAGCAGAAACTCGCCAGGGCCCGGCAGTTGCTCGACTCGCTGCCGTCCGACGAACGCGCCGCCTACGACCGGGCCTCCCGGTCCGGCCGCGACGGCCTGCCGGACCTCACCGGCGCCGTACCCGCGTCGGGCCGGGCGGGCGCGGCCGTGGCCGCCGTGCGCTCCGCGCTCGGCAAGCCGTACATCTGGGGCGCCAACGGCCCCTCCGGATTCGACTGCTCGGGCCTCATGCAGTGGTCGTACGCGCAGGCCGGGGTCTCCCTGCCGCGCACCTCGCAGGCCCAGGCGCACGCCGGACGCCGGGTGCCGCTCTCCCAGGCACAGCCCGGCGACATCGTCACCTACCGCTCCGACGCCAGCCACGTCGGCATGTACGTCGGCAACGGGCAGGTCATCCACGCTCCCTACCCGGGCGCGCCGGTGCGCTACGACCCGGTCGGGATGATGCCGGTGTCGTCCGTCACCAGGCCCTGA
- a CDS encoding metallophosphoesterase family protein — protein MVSDVHGNARDLARAGEGADALICLGDLVLFLDYADHSRGIFPDLFGVENADRLVELRTARRFEEARELGGRLWAGVGGDRAALIEKAVRKQYGEMFPAFPTPTYATYGNVDMPQLWPEFAGPGTTVLDGQRAEIGGRVFGFVGGGLRTPMRTPYEISDEEYAAKIEAVGEVDVLCTHIPPEVPELVYDTVARRFERGSRALLDAIRRTRPRYSLFGHVHQPLARRMRIGATECVNVGHFAGSGKPWALEW, from the coding sequence GTGGTCAGCGACGTGCACGGCAACGCGCGCGATCTCGCCCGCGCCGGAGAGGGCGCGGACGCGCTGATCTGCCTGGGCGACCTCGTCCTGTTCCTGGACTACGCCGACCACTCCCGCGGGATCTTCCCCGACCTGTTCGGCGTGGAGAACGCCGACCGTCTCGTCGAGCTGCGCACCGCCCGCCGCTTCGAGGAGGCCCGCGAGCTCGGCGGCCGGCTGTGGGCCGGCGTCGGCGGCGACCGGGCCGCGCTGATCGAGAAGGCGGTCCGCAAGCAGTACGGCGAGATGTTCCCGGCGTTCCCGACCCCGACCTACGCCACCTACGGCAACGTCGACATGCCGCAGCTGTGGCCCGAGTTCGCCGGACCCGGCACGACCGTCCTCGACGGGCAGCGGGCGGAGATCGGCGGACGCGTCTTCGGCTTCGTGGGCGGCGGCCTGAGGACGCCGATGCGCACCCCCTACGAGATCAGCGACGAGGAGTACGCCGCCAAGATCGAGGCCGTCGGCGAAGTGGACGTGCTGTGCACCCACATCCCGCCGGAGGTGCCGGAACTCGTCTACGACACCGTGGCCCGCCGCTTCGAACGGGGCAGCCGCGCCCTGCTCGACGCGATCCGCCGCACCCGCCCCCGCTACTCCCTGTTCGGCCATGTCCACCAGCCGCTCGCCCGCCGGATGCGGATCGGGGCCACCGAGTGCGTGAACGTCGGCCACTTCGCGGGCAGCGGGAAGCCCTGGGCGCTGGAGTGGTGA
- a CDS encoding glycosyltransferase family 4 protein encodes MHKTLIVTNDFPPRPGGIQAFLHNMALRLDPDRLVVYASTWKRSREGVEATAAFDAEQPFTVVRDSTTMLLPTPGATRRAAGLLREHGCTSVWFGAAAPLGLMAPALRRAGAERLVATTHGHEAGWAQLPAARQLLGRIGEATDTITYLGEYTRSRIATALSAEAAGRMTQLPPGVDEKTFHPGSGGDEVRARLGLTDRPVVVCVSRLVPRKGQDTLILAMPRILAAQPDAVLLVVGGGPYEKDLRRLARETGVAGSVRFTGSVPWSELPAHYGAGDVFAMPCRTRRGGLDVEGLGIVYLEASATGLPVVAGDSGGAPDAVLDGETGWVVRGGSPAEAAERIVVLLGDAELRRRMGERGRQWVEERWRWDLLAEKLRTLLVDPA; translated from the coding sequence ATGCACAAGACCCTGATCGTGACGAACGACTTCCCGCCCCGCCCGGGCGGCATCCAGGCGTTCCTGCACAACATGGCGCTCCGCCTCGACCCCGACCGCCTCGTCGTCTACGCGTCGACCTGGAAGCGCTCCCGCGAGGGCGTCGAGGCGACGGCCGCCTTCGACGCGGAGCAGCCCTTCACCGTCGTCCGGGACTCCACGACGATGCTCCTGCCGACGCCCGGAGCGACCCGTCGGGCCGCCGGGCTGCTGCGGGAGCACGGCTGCACCTCGGTGTGGTTCGGGGCGGCCGCGCCGCTCGGGCTGATGGCGCCGGCGCTGCGCAGGGCGGGCGCCGAGCGGCTGGTGGCCACCACCCACGGGCACGAGGCCGGATGGGCGCAGTTGCCCGCCGCCCGGCAGCTGCTGGGCCGGATCGGCGAGGCCACGGACACGATCACCTACCTGGGCGAGTACACCCGCTCGCGGATCGCGACGGCGCTGAGCGCCGAGGCGGCCGGGCGGATGACGCAGCTGCCGCCGGGCGTCGACGAGAAGACCTTCCACCCGGGCTCGGGCGGCGACGAGGTCCGTGCGCGGCTCGGGCTGACCGACCGGCCGGTGGTGGTGTGCGTCTCGCGGCTGGTGCCGCGCAAGGGCCAGGACACGCTGATCCTGGCCATGCCCCGGATCCTGGCCGCCCAGCCGGACGCCGTGCTGCTGGTCGTCGGGGGCGGTCCCTACGAGAAGGACCTGCGCCGGCTCGCGCGCGAGACGGGAGTCGCGGGCTCGGTCCGCTTCACGGGCTCTGTGCCCTGGTCCGAGCTGCCCGCCCACTACGGCGCCGGGGACGTGTTCGCGATGCCGTGCCGGACGCGGCGTGGCGGCCTCGACGTCGAAGGCCTCGGAATCGTCTACCTGGAGGCCTCGGCTACCGGACTGCCCGTCGTCGCCGGCGACTCCGGGGGCGCGCCCGACGCGGTGCTCGACGGGGAGACGGGCTGGGTGGTGCGCGGCGGCTCGCCGGCCGAGGCCGCCGAACGGATCGTCGTCCTGCTCGGGGACGCCGAGCTGCGCCGCCGGATGGGGGAGCGCGGGCGGCAGTGGGTGGAGGAGCGATGGCGCTGGGACCTGCTGGCGGAGAAGCTGCGGACCCTCCTCGTCGACCCGGCGTAG
- a CDS encoding MATE family efflux transporter — MDSHRRRLVSLAHPVYLSLLASVAAGIINTFWVSRLGGPAVAAVAVATNAENVLLGVALVFASGTTVLVAHARGARDPAAVRAAVRGGWALCAAITPVVAAGGFLLREPLSRLVLGGDGGPALPLAVSYFAVSMPGIAVFFAQQLVDGILKGAGDTRTPMRLALLANGLILLCDPLFIHLYGVPGAAASTVACRAVALGTGLLALRRAPLPREAAGAPPALGVAASLRRTLTTGLPMSADFTVRQAGTLALVAVVARLGVTAVAAYAIAYKVLYVATMAFYAVRQAASIHTAHTLGAAGTPALRPGAAATARVRRAIGLQAVLVSGCAGLAAALLLSVTAPVVMAAFGSGPAVAHQGVVFLRCIGPYLLLMGGFIALGGVFEGSGGAPVLLRVTVLGAAVQLPLAYGLSEWGLPGVCLALTLGMAVQCAAVAAVLRRAWRPGQEETLRSPARAV; from the coding sequence ATGGACAGCCATCGCAGACGACTCGTCTCGCTCGCCCACCCGGTCTACCTGTCCCTGCTGGCCTCCGTGGCCGCCGGGATCATCAACACGTTCTGGGTGTCCCGCCTCGGCGGGCCGGCGGTCGCCGCCGTCGCGGTCGCGACCAACGCCGAGAACGTGCTGCTCGGCGTCGCGCTGGTGTTCGCCTCGGGGACGACGGTGCTGGTCGCGCATGCCCGAGGGGCGCGGGACCCGGCGGCGGTGCGCGCGGCGGTCCGGGGCGGCTGGGCGCTGTGCGCGGCGATCACCCCCGTGGTCGCGGCCGGCGGCTTCCTGCTGCGCGAGCCGCTGTCCCGGCTGGTCCTCGGCGGGGACGGCGGCCCGGCCCTCCCGCTCGCCGTCTCCTACTTCGCCGTCTCGATGCCGGGCATCGCCGTCTTCTTCGCCCAGCAGCTCGTGGACGGCATCCTCAAGGGCGCGGGCGACACCAGGACCCCGATGCGGCTGGCCCTGCTGGCGAACGGCCTCATCCTGCTCTGCGACCCGCTGTTCATCCACCTGTACGGCGTCCCGGGCGCCGCCGCCTCCACGGTGGCGTGCCGGGCCGTCGCCCTCGGAACCGGGCTGCTCGCCCTGCGCCGCGCCCCCCTGCCGAGGGAGGCCGCCGGCGCCCCGCCCGCCCTCGGCGTCGCCGCCTCCCTGCGGCGGACGCTGACCACCGGGCTGCCCATGTCGGCGGACTTCACCGTGCGGCAGGCCGGAACGCTGGCCCTGGTGGCGGTCGTGGCGAGGCTCGGAGTGACGGCGGTGGCCGCCTACGCGATCGCCTACAAGGTGCTGTACGTGGCGACCATGGCGTTCTACGCGGTCCGCCAGGCGGCGTCCATCCACACCGCGCACACGCTGGGCGCGGCCGGAACGCCGGCCCTGCGCCCGGGAGCGGCCGCGACCGCGCGGGTGCGGCGGGCGATCGGGTTGCAGGCGGTGCTCGTCTCGGGCTGCGCGGGTCTCGCGGCCGCCCTGCTGCTGAGCGTGACGGCCCCCGTCGTCATGGCCGCCTTCGGCTCCGGCCCCGCGGTGGCCCATCAGGGGGTGGTCTTCCTGCGCTGCATCGGGCCCTACCTCCTGCTCATGGGCGGATTCATCGCTCTGGGCGGGGTCTTCGAGGGAAGCGGCGGTGCGCCCGTGCTGCTGCGGGTGACCGTACTGGGCGCCGCCGTCCAGCTGCCGCTGGCGTACGGGCTCTCGGAATGGGGGCTGCCCGGGGTGTGCCTGGCCCTGACGCTCGGGATGGCGGTGCAGTGCGCGGCGGTGGCCGCGGTGCTGCGGCGGGCGTGGCGGCCAGGTCAGGAGGAGACGTTGCGCTCGCCGGCGCGGGCCGTCTGA
- a CDS encoding GMC oxidoreductase, which translates to MAALQTAATLGFTRVGLQSARADEPAAVESAPAIIVGSGYGAAVAALRLGQAGIRTLVLEMGRLWNTAGADGKVFCNTASPDQRSMWFRTRTEAPLATFLWLDLVNKDIARYPGVLDRVHFDDMSVFVGRGVGGGSLVNGSMAVTPLQSYFAEQFPTVDAAEMYATYFPRARAMLGVNTVDPAWFESTEWYRFSRVSRKHAAKAGLKTTFVPSVYDFDYMQREAAGTAVKSALGQEVIYGNNHGKRSLDKTYLASALGTGNVTIHTMEKVRAVSRANDGTYVLTADRIDDTGRIVETKQYGCTYLFLGAGSLGTSELLVRARETGTLPALNASVGAGWGTNGNVMLGRANHLWDTVGANQSTMPVMGIDDWANAANPVFAEIAPLPTGLEHWVSLYLAITKNPQRASFTYDAASGGVKLGWSAAQSAVSVAMAKKLFDRVNAANATIYRYDLFGTSNKVFADDFTYHPLGGCVLGKATDDYGRVKGYSKLYVTDGSLVPGNIGVNPFVTITALAERTMARVLVEDAAP; encoded by the coding sequence ATGGCCGCCCTGCAGACGGCGGCCACCCTCGGCTTCACCCGCGTGGGCCTGCAGTCGGCCCGCGCCGACGAGCCCGCAGCGGTCGAATCCGCCCCGGCGATCATCGTCGGCTCCGGTTACGGCGCCGCCGTCGCCGCCCTCCGACTGGGCCAGGCCGGCATCCGCACCCTCGTCCTCGAGATGGGCCGGCTGTGGAACACGGCCGGCGCCGACGGCAAAGTGTTCTGCAACACCGCCTCCCCCGACCAGCGGTCCATGTGGTTCCGCACCCGCACCGAGGCGCCCCTCGCCACCTTCCTGTGGCTGGACCTCGTCAACAAGGACATCGCCCGCTACCCCGGTGTCCTGGACCGCGTGCACTTCGACGACATGTCCGTCTTCGTGGGCCGGGGCGTCGGCGGCGGCTCCCTGGTCAACGGCTCGATGGCGGTCACTCCGCTGCAGTCCTACTTCGCCGAGCAGTTCCCCACCGTGGACGCGGCGGAGATGTACGCGACGTACTTCCCGCGCGCCCGCGCCATGCTCGGCGTCAACACCGTGGACCCCGCCTGGTTCGAGTCGACCGAGTGGTACCGGTTCAGCCGGGTCTCCCGCAAGCACGCGGCGAAAGCCGGGCTGAAGACCACGTTCGTGCCCAGCGTCTACGACTTCGACTACATGCAGCGCGAGGCGGCGGGCACCGCCGTGAAGTCCGCGCTCGGCCAGGAGGTCATCTACGGCAACAACCACGGCAAGCGCAGCCTCGACAAGACGTACCTGGCGTCCGCGCTCGGCACCGGCAACGTCACGATCCACACCATGGAGAAGGTGCGCGCGGTCAGCCGGGCGAACGACGGGACGTACGTCCTGACCGCCGACCGCATCGACGACACGGGCCGGATCGTCGAGACCAAGCAGTACGGCTGCACCTATCTCTTCCTCGGCGCCGGCAGCCTCGGCACCAGCGAACTCCTCGTCCGCGCCCGGGAGACCGGCACGCTGCCCGCGCTGAACGCGAGCGTCGGGGCGGGCTGGGGAACCAACGGCAACGTCATGCTCGGCCGGGCCAACCACCTGTGGGACACCGTCGGGGCCAACCAGTCGACCATGCCGGTCATGGGCATCGACGACTGGGCGAACGCCGCCAACCCCGTCTTCGCCGAGATCGCCCCGCTGCCCACGGGGCTGGAACACTGGGTCAGCCTCTATCTGGCGATCACCAAGAACCCGCAGCGGGCCTCCTTCACGTACGACGCCGCGTCCGGCGGGGTGAAGCTCGGCTGGAGCGCCGCACAGAGCGCGGTCTCGGTGGCCATGGCGAAGAAACTGTTCGACCGGGTCAACGCGGCGAACGCCACGATCTACCGCTACGACCTGTTCGGCACGTCCAACAAGGTCTTCGCCGACGACTTCACCTACCACCCGCTCGGCGGCTGCGTGCTGGGGAAGGCGACCGACGACTACGGCCGGGTGAAGGGCTACTCGAAGCTGTACGTCACCGACGGGTCGCTGGTGCCCGGCAACATCGGGGTGAACCCGTTCGTCACCATCACCGCGCTCGCCGAACGCACGATGGCGCGGGTCCTCGTTGAGGACGCCGCGCCATGA
- a CDS encoding glycosyltransferase 87 family protein, which yields MQMTDAGRPLTGLLTTWGMTRLVLLLFVFKVLEFPGPDVTSDVWATYRDWYEGLRGGAFPAADVTWQYPPAAALAILSPGLLPFLDYASAFFVLAFLADLAVLMLLLHTGLRPGRSLRGAWLWTAGAALLGPTLYSRYDVMVTAVAVGALVAGVRRPAVMGALTGFAALLKVWPVLLLAGAVRRRAWGAAAVTALALSALFALAMPGAFGFLAFQRDRGTEVESVGALVLHVARRFGWPGEVLFRYGSLEFTGPYVDVVNDVALGLTVLASGWLLLWRWRSRLTARCLGPRPLAEAAFTAVLLFTVTSRVISPQYLVWLIGLAAVCLCFRDSRMTLPAGLVLAAAAVTVLEFPVLFEDVVASTLLGVCLMVLRNGLLVAAALTAAVRLWRSTAPTPVPAGSGGPGGQTARAGERNVSS from the coding sequence GTGCAGATGACGGACGCGGGACGGCCCCTGACGGGCCTGCTGACGACCTGGGGCATGACCCGGCTCGTCCTGCTGCTCTTCGTCTTCAAGGTCCTCGAGTTCCCCGGCCCCGACGTCACCAGCGACGTCTGGGCCACCTACCGGGACTGGTACGAGGGCTTGCGCGGCGGCGCGTTCCCGGCGGCCGACGTCACCTGGCAGTACCCGCCCGCCGCCGCCCTCGCGATCCTCTCCCCGGGCCTGCTGCCCTTCCTCGACTACGCGTCGGCGTTCTTCGTGCTGGCCTTCCTCGCCGACCTCGCCGTCCTCATGCTCCTGCTGCACACGGGTCTGCGCCCCGGCCGGTCGCTGCGCGGCGCCTGGCTGTGGACGGCGGGCGCCGCGCTGCTCGGCCCGACCCTGTACTCCCGCTACGACGTGATGGTGACGGCGGTCGCGGTCGGCGCGCTGGTGGCCGGCGTACGGCGGCCCGCCGTGATGGGTGCGCTGACGGGCTTCGCGGCGCTGCTCAAGGTCTGGCCGGTGCTGCTGCTGGCGGGCGCCGTGCGCAGGCGGGCCTGGGGCGCGGCGGCGGTGACGGCCCTCGCGCTGTCCGCCCTGTTCGCGCTGGCCATGCCCGGCGCCTTCGGATTCCTCGCCTTCCAGCGCGACCGGGGCACCGAGGTGGAGTCCGTGGGCGCTCTCGTCCTCCATGTCGCGCGGCGGTTCGGCTGGCCGGGCGAGGTGCTGTTCCGCTACGGCTCGCTGGAGTTCACCGGGCCGTACGTGGACGTGGTGAACGACGTGGCGCTGGGGCTCACAGTGCTCGCGTCGGGCTGGCTGCTGCTGTGGCGGTGGCGGAGCCGGCTGACCGCGAGGTGCCTCGGACCGCGTCCGCTCGCCGAGGCGGCCTTCACGGCGGTGCTGCTGTTCACCGTCACCAGCCGGGTGATCAGTCCGCAGTACCTGGTGTGGCTGATCGGCCTCGCGGCGGTCTGCCTGTGCTTCCGCGACAGCCGGATGACCCTTCCGGCCGGCCTGGTCCTGGCTGCCGCGGCGGTGACGGTGCTCGAGTTCCCGGTCCTGTTCGAGGACGTCGTCGCGAGCACCCTCCTCGGCGTCTGCCTGATGGTCCTGCGCAACGGGCTGCTGGTGGCCGCCGCCCTCACCGCAGCGGTACGTCTGTGGCGCTCGACGGCGCCGACGCCCGTGCCCGCCGGCTCCGGCGGCCCGGGCGGTCAGACGGCCCGCGCCGGCGAGCGCAACGTCTCCTCCTGA
- a CDS encoding AMP-dependent synthetase/ligase, which yields MREFSLPALYEVPADGNLTDIVRRNAAQHPEVAVIARKVDGVWQDVTATAFLAEVHAAAKGLIASGVQPGDRVGLMSRTRYEWTLLDFAIWCAGAVTVPVYETSSPEQVQWILSDSGATAVVVELDAHAAAVESVRESLPALKHVWQIEAGGVEELGRLGRDVSDEAVEERSSLAKADDPATIVYTSGTTGRPKGCVLTHRSFFAECGNVVERLRPLFRTGECSVLLFLPLAHVFGRLVQIAPMMAPIKLGTVPDIKNLTDELASFRPTLILGVPRVFEKVYNSARAKAQADGKGAIFDKAADTAIAYSRALELPAGPPLKLKIKHKVFDRLVYSKLRAVLGGRGEYAISGGAPLGERLGHFFRGIGFTVLEGYGLTESCAATAFNPWDRQKIGTVGQPLPGSVVRIADDGEVLLHGEHLFKEYWNNPGATAEALADGWFHTGDIGTLDEDGYLAITGRKKEIIVTAGGKNVAPAVIEDRIRAHALVAECMVVGDGRPFVGALITIDEEFLGRWASDHGKPAGSTAASLRDDADLQAAVQSAIDDGNAAVSKAESVRKFRILSSQFTEDSGHLTPSLKLKRNVVAKDYAGEIEAIYAK from the coding sequence TTGCGCGAGTTCAGCCTTCCGGCTTTGTACGAGGTCCCTGCGGACGGCAATCTGACCGACATCGTCCGCAGAAACGCCGCGCAGCACCCCGAGGTCGCCGTCATCGCCCGCAAGGTGGACGGCGTCTGGCAGGACGTGACGGCCACGGCGTTCCTCGCCGAGGTGCACGCCGCCGCCAAGGGTCTCATCGCCTCCGGCGTCCAGCCCGGCGACCGGGTGGGCCTGATGTCGCGCACCCGCTACGAGTGGACGCTGCTCGACTTCGCGATCTGGTGCGCGGGCGCGGTCACCGTCCCGGTGTACGAGACCAGCTCCCCGGAGCAGGTGCAGTGGATCCTCTCGGACTCCGGGGCGACGGCCGTCGTCGTCGAGCTGGACGCCCACGCGGCGGCCGTGGAGTCGGTGCGCGAGTCGCTGCCCGCGCTGAAGCACGTCTGGCAGATCGAGGCCGGCGGCGTCGAGGAGCTCGGGCGGCTCGGCAGGGACGTCTCGGACGAGGCCGTCGAGGAGCGCAGCTCGCTGGCCAAGGCCGACGACCCGGCGACCATCGTCTACACCTCCGGCACGACCGGCCGGCCCAAGGGCTGTGTGCTCACCCACCGCAGCTTCTTCGCCGAGTGCGGGAACGTCGTGGAGCGACTGCGGCCGCTGTTCCGCACCGGCGAGTGCAGCGTCCTGCTGTTCCTGCCCCTCGCGCACGTCTTCGGCCGACTGGTGCAGATCGCCCCGATGATGGCGCCGATCAAGCTCGGCACCGTCCCGGACATCAAGAACCTCACCGACGAGCTGGCGTCCTTCCGCCCGACGCTGATCCTGGGCGTGCCGCGGGTCTTCGAGAAGGTCTACAACTCCGCGCGCGCCAAGGCGCAGGCGGACGGCAAGGGCGCGATCTTCGACAAGGCGGCGGACACCGCGATCGCCTACAGCAGGGCCCTGGAGCTGCCGGCCGGCCCGCCGCTGAAGCTGAAGATCAAGCACAAGGTCTTCGACCGGCTCGTCTACAGCAAGCTGCGCGCGGTGCTCGGCGGCAGGGGCGAGTACGCGATCTCCGGCGGCGCCCCGCTGGGCGAGCGCCTCGGTCACTTCTTCCGCGGCATCGGCTTCACCGTCCTGGAGGGCTACGGCCTCACGGAGTCCTGCGCCGCGACCGCCTTCAACCCGTGGGACCGTCAGAAGATCGGCACGGTCGGCCAGCCGCTGCCCGGCTCGGTCGTGCGGATCGCGGACGACGGCGAGGTGCTGCTGCACGGCGAGCACCTGTTCAAGGAGTACTGGAACAACCCGGGCGCCACCGCGGAGGCGCTGGCCGACGGCTGGTTCCACACGGGTGACATCGGCACCCTTGACGAGGACGGCTACCTCGCGATCACCGGCCGCAAGAAGGAGATCATCGTCACCGCGGGCGGCAAGAACGTCGCGCCTGCCGTGATCGAGGACCGCATCCGGGCGCACGCGCTGGTCGCGGAGTGCATGGTGGTGGGCGACGGGCGGCCGTTCGTGGGCGCGCTGATCACCATCGACGAGGAGTTCCTGGGCCGTTGGGCCTCCGATCACGGCAAGCCGGCGGGCTCGACCGCGGCGTCGCTGCGCGATGACGCCGACCTTCAGGCCGCCGTCCAGTCGGCGATCGACGACGGCAACGCCGCGGTCTCGAAAGCGGAATCGGTGCGGAAGTTCCGCATTCTCTCCTCCCAGTTCACGGAGGACTCGGGCCACCTCACGCCGTCGCTGAAGCTCAAGCGCAACGTGGTGGCGAAGGACTACGCGGGCGAGATCGAGGCGATCTACGCCAAGTGA
- a CDS encoding PadR family transcriptional regulator — protein MLELSILGFLAEEPLHGYELKERIKALTGHVRPVSDGALYPAINRLVAAGTLDQHTEDGASAAPRRVLTLTEQGRADLLERLRRPKQAEITDQVRFNTVLAFLRHLPDRLEQAAVLQRRLDFLQTPTSFFYDDGEPVRAEQAHDLFRQGMLRVARATGRAERHWLHEAIAELTRPDPG, from the coding sequence ATGCTCGAGCTGTCGATCCTCGGGTTCCTCGCCGAGGAGCCCCTGCACGGGTACGAGTTGAAGGAGCGCATCAAGGCCCTGACCGGCCACGTCCGCCCGGTCAGCGACGGCGCCCTCTACCCGGCGATCAACCGGCTCGTCGCCGCCGGCACGCTCGACCAGCACACCGAGGACGGCGCGAGCGCGGCCCCCCGCCGGGTCCTGACCCTCACCGAGCAGGGCCGCGCAGACCTGCTGGAACGCCTGCGGCGGCCGAAACAGGCCGAGATCACCGACCAGGTCCGCTTCAACACCGTCCTGGCGTTCCTGCGGCACCTGCCCGACCGCCTGGAACAGGCCGCCGTCCTGCAGCGCCGCCTGGACTTCCTGCAGACGCCGACGAGCTTCTTCTACGACGACGGCGAGCCCGTCCGGGCGGAACAGGCGCACGACCTGTTCCGGCAGGGCATGCTGCGCGTCGCACGGGCCACGGGCCGGGCGGAGCGACACTGGCTGCACGAGGCGATCGCGGAACTGACCCGCCCGGACCCCGGGTGA
- a CDS encoding C40 family peptidase, which translates to MASHRRPKQPSRARVTVLTTAAAAAVVLSSQAANAAPSEKLTKDEVKSKVDKLYEEAEQATETYNGAKEKQEKLQKEISTIQDNVARGQADLNELRDSMGLAAAAQYRTGSIDPSLQLLLSSNPDDYLDKASAADQLSAQQVEALKKIQEKQRELAQERSEASTKLKDLATTRTELGKKKKEVQGKLAEAQKLLNTLTAKEKAALSAADARASRDAGDRVDLGDTPPGSGFAMAAFRAAQTQLGKPYQYGATGTATYDCSGLTSWAYGQAGVHISRTSQAQANDGTRIYSKSDLKVGDLVIFYGDQHHVGLYAGNGQVLHAPRTNTVVRYESIDNMPFQFGVRI; encoded by the coding sequence GTGGCGTCCCATCGTCGACCGAAGCAGCCGAGTCGCGCGCGCGTGACCGTGCTGACCACCGCAGCCGCCGCTGCCGTCGTGCTGAGCTCCCAGGCCGCCAACGCGGCGCCCAGCGAGAAGCTCACCAAGGACGAGGTCAAGAGCAAGGTCGACAAGCTCTACGAAGAGGCGGAGCAGGCCACCGAGACGTACAACGGGGCCAAGGAGAAGCAGGAGAAGCTCCAGAAGGAGATCTCCACCATCCAGGACAACGTCGCCCGCGGTCAGGCAGACCTCAACGAGCTGCGTGACTCCATGGGCCTGGCGGCCGCGGCCCAGTACCGCACCGGCTCCATCGACCCCTCCCTGCAGCTGCTCCTCTCCTCGAACCCGGACGACTACCTGGACAAGGCGTCCGCCGCCGACCAGCTCAGCGCCCAGCAGGTCGAGGCGCTGAAGAAGATCCAGGAGAAGCAGCGCGAGCTCGCGCAGGAGCGCAGCGAGGCGTCCACCAAGCTCAAGGACCTCGCCACCACCCGCACCGAGCTGGGCAAGAAGAAGAAGGAAGTCCAGGGGAAGCTGGCCGAGGCGCAGAAGCTCCTCAACACGCTGACGGCCAAGGAGAAGGCGGCCCTCTCCGCCGCCGACGCCCGCGCCAGCCGCGACGCCGGAGATCGGGTCGACCTCGGCGACACTCCGCCTGGCTCCGGCTTCGCCATGGCCGCCTTCCGCGCCGCCCAGACGCAGCTCGGCAAGCCGTACCAGTACGGCGCCACCGGGACCGCCACGTACGACTGCTCGGGCCTGACCTCCTGGGCCTACGGCCAGGCGGGCGTCCACATCTCGCGTACCTCGCAGGCCCAGGCCAACGACGGCACGCGCATCTACAGCAAGTCCGACCTCAAGGTCGGCGACCTGGTCATCTTCTACGGCGACCAGCACCACGTCGGCCTGTACGCGGGCAACGGCCAGGTGCTGCACGCCCCGCGCACCAACACCGTCGTGCGCTACGAGTCGATCGACAACATGCCGTTCCAGTTCGGCGTCCGGATCTGA